A portion of the Bactrocera neohumeralis isolate Rockhampton chromosome 2, APGP_CSIRO_Bneo_wtdbg2-racon-allhic-juicebox.fasta_v2, whole genome shotgun sequence genome contains these proteins:
- the LOC126760559 gene encoding uncharacterized protein LOC126760559, producing the protein MSGINMNKVAILLACLFGITMTAITAVDDSSCLYQDELWGTDDGTKFYFCDQDTNTSVIQDCPDETFFVRNATLTGCIPIALMDPNCVYTAEVGACSGINVTQPQPSSDPTMFYLCTSEGATPLLLPCADDKAFVKQDGYLGCFDWTEWRALRNCYTLTNQI; encoded by the exons ATGTCGGGCATCAACATGAATAAAG TTGCAATTTTATTGGCCTGCCTTTTCGGCATAACCATGACCGCTATTACAGCCGTCGATGACTCCAGCTGTTTGTACCAGGATGAATTGTGGGGCACTGACGATGGCACCAAATTTTATTTCTGCGATCAAGACACTAATACATCAGTTATACAAGATTGCCCCGATGAAACTTTCTTCGTACGTAACGCGACACTCACCGGTTGTATACCAATCGCTTTGATGGATCCCAATTGTGTATATACGGCCGAAGTAGGCGCCTGTAGCGGCATCAACGTCACACAGCCACAGCCCAGTTCGGACCCAACTATGTTCTATCTCTGCACTAGTGAAGGTGCCACGCCTTTGTTGTTACCTTGCGCGGATGACAAAGCGTTCGTTAAGCAGGACGGATATTTGGGCTGCTTCGACTGGACCGAGTGGCGTGCGCTGCGCAATTGCTACACGCTGACCAATCAAATTTGA